TGCGCGAGCACATACAGGCAAGGCCGGTCGTCCTGGATCAAAACGCCCTCGCGGCGCCACTGCTCGAAACGGTCGCGCGCGCGGGTGTAGCGGTTGTCGGCGCCGGTATCGCCTTCTCTCGAGGGCGCCAGGGTCAACTGGACACCGCTGAACGGCTCCGCGGCCAGGCGGGCACGCTCCGCCTCCTTGATCACGTCATAGGGCGGCACGACCACGCTCTTGAGCGGGACGACGTCCGGGTTGTAGCGCACAGCGGCGAAGGGTTGAATATCTGGCATAAAGGGCTATCCGATGCGCGAGCGGGTCAGTGAGCCTAAGAGTGTTGACGTCCTCACTGGAAAAGAAGGTCAATGAGGTGGTGGCCTTCGGGCACCACGAAGTTCGTGTCGCGCATGCCGCGCTCATCAAAGGGCAGGCTGTTGGAACGTTCGGCCTGAGTGTCGAATAAGAGGAACGGAACATCGTAGGCGTCGTGCTTGCGAAGCTTTATCGGAGTGCTGTGGTCAGGGAGGCACAGGAATCGGAAATCGCCCATCTCGCCCATGCCGCTCAACAGCGGACCGAGCGTCTCCTTGTCGATGCGTTCGATGGCCAGGATTTTCTCTTCGAGGTTTCCGCTATGGCCGGCCTCATCGGGACCCTCGAGATGGATGAACGCGAAATCGCGGCCCTCCCGGAGGGCGCTCAATGCGTACTCCGCTTTGCCGGTGTAATTGGTGTCCACGTAGCCGGTGGCGCCGGGGACGTTGGGCGTATACAGCCCGACGAGTTTGCCCAGACCCTTCATCAGGTCCACAGCGGCGATCATGACGCCCTGGCAGCCGTGCTGGGTGCTGAAGAGCGGCAGGGTCGGCGTCCGTCCCGGCCCCCACGGCCAGATCATATTGGCGGGCAGTTTTCCCGCATCGACACGTTTCTGGTTGACCGGGTGATCCAGAAGGACCTCGTACGAGTCCCACATCTTGCGGCGGATCGACTGGTCCTTTTCGCCTTCCGGCATGGCACGCACGAAATGCTGCCCCACGATGTTGTGCGGCGGCGTGCAGCGGAGATCGTCAGGCCCGTCCGTCCACACCATCAGGTGCCGGTAGCCCACGCCCGGATAGAGATGGCGCGTGTCGTTGTTGTAGAACACCTTCCGCGAGAGGAACTCGATCAGTTCCCTGCCCTCTTCCGTGGTGAGGTTGCCCCCGGAATGGTCCAGCATCTTCTCGCCGTCCACGCTCACGAGGTTCACGCGGAAGGCAACGTCGCGGCCCTCGACAGGGACTCCCATGCTTGCGGCTTCAATCGGCGCGCGGCCTGTGTAATACCTGTGCGGATCGTAGCCGAGGAGCGACATGTTAGCGATATCGCTGCCCAGTTCCATGTCGTACGGCGCCGGCGTCGTTCGGCCAACGCGGCCCCGGGCCGCCAGTTGGTCCAGGTTCGGCGTGCGGGCGACCTCCATGGGCGTCTTGCCGTCCAGTTCCTCGATCGGCAGGTCGGAACACCCGTCCATCTGGAGGATGATCTTCTTCACGAAAGCGGCCTTCCCGTCAGGCGTTCGTACGCCTCGCGGTATTTCGCGGCGGTCTTCTCCACAATTTCGGCCGGCAGTTCAGGGGCGGGCGGCGTTTTGTCCCAGTCCAGCGTCTCCAGGTAGTCCCGTGTGAATTGTTTGTCGTAACTTGGCTGGCCATGGCCGGGCTCGTACGAATCCGCCGGCCAGAATCGCGACGAATCCGGCGTGAGTATCTCGTCGATGAGGATGATTGCGCCGTCCTTCGTCCCGAATTCGAATTTGGTGTCGGCGATGATGATCCCCCGGGTCCGGGCGTAGTCGGCGGCGGCGTTGTACAATCCGAGGCTGCGCGCGCGGACCTCGGCGGCAACGTCTTCTCCGACGATTTCGGCCGCCTGCGCGTAGCTGATGTTGATGTCGTGACCTTCCTCGGCCTTTGTCGCGGGGGTGAAAATGGGCTCCGGCAGCCGGTCACTCTCGCGAAGGTCCGGCGGAAGCTCATAGCCGTGGAGCAGCACGGGCTTGCCGGGCGCGGCTTTGACCGCCGTGGAGTATTCCTTCCACAGGCTGCCGCTGATGTATCCGCGGACAACGCACTCGATGGGGAGGCCCTGGGTCTTGACGCCCACGATCGCGCGCCCGGCGAGCGACGGGTCCGGCTTTGCGCCGTATCGGCCGCAAACGTCGTTCCATTCGCCCACAACGTGGTTCGGCTTCGCGGCGTCCAGCGTTCTGAACCAGAAAAGCGAAGTCTGAGTGAGGACGCGGCCTTTGTCCGGTATGCCGTTGGGCATCACGCAGTCAAACGCCGAGATGCGGTCCGAGGCGATCAGAAGGAGTTCGTCGCCGAGGTCGTACACATCGCGCACCTTGCCGCGCCGAAAGACCGAAAATGGGAGGTCAGTCTGAAGAACGATTGAGTTATCCATACCGTAAACTTAGCGGAGGCTGACGGAGGGGGTCAATCGCCCGGGAGATGTCCATGGGAGACCGGCCTCGCGCGGCCGATCTCCCATGGCTGTTGTCCGTGCTCAGAGTCCGGCGAGGGTCCGGATATGGCTTGCCGAGACGGCCTGGTTATACACTCGCACGTCGGCGAGAAGCCCGAGGAAATGATCGCCGCCCGGGGCCGAAGTAGTCTTCGTCCCGAAGTTCAGGGAGTTGTTGGTTACGGCGATCGATCCGGTCGCGGAAGCCTGCGCCGTAACGACACCATCGACGTAGAGGCGCATGGTCTTGCCGTCCCAGGTTCCGGCCATGTAGTGCCAGGCGCCGGTTGATGGCAACGCACACGTTACGGTGCCCACGCCGGTCAGGTCGAATTTGAACAGCCCGGTCTCGGCGAGGAACCGATACTGGTTGTCCGATGAGCCCTTCTGGAGCACGCGCCGGTTCCCGGCCCAGTTGGTCGCATTGATCCACGCCGAAAGCGTGATCGCCGCGGTCGGGTTGAGCGAAGACTGGTCGTTGACGGTGATCGCGTCGTTGGAACCGTTGAACGAGAGCGCGGTGCCGTGGGGACCCGCCGTCGGAGCGGGGGCGCCGGTGACCGTGACCGTGAATCCGGACGGCTGAACGCTCGGAGCGCTCGCACTGGAGCCTCCGGAGACACTGATGACCGGTGAGGCGGCCGTGAACGGGTACCCGGTGGTCATATTGAGCGTGTTTCCGGCGGCGGACTGGTCCTTCACGTTGTTGATCTTCAGCGCATAGTTCGAGCCCCCCACCGGAGCGGGAGTCACGGCCAGGTCAACGGTGAGTCCATCGGATGACGGGGTGGCGCTCTGAATCGTGAGCCCGGGTATCTGATAGTTGGTCTTCACCGAGGCTGTCGCAGCCGAGACAGGTTCGGAGAACGCAACCTGGATGAGTGTCGATCCCGCCAACGCGGACACACCGGTGATTCGCGGCGCCGTGGTGTCATTCACCGTGTAGACGCCAGAGACAACGTTTCCGACTGGCGTGGAGCCATGGAAAGCCTGTACGCTCAGCGTGGTTTGCCGCGTGAGCCAGATGGGCGAAGCGTAAGCAGGGGATGACGACGCGGGTGTCGAGCCGTCCGTCGTGTATCGAAGGGTTGCCGTGGTGTCGTAGAGGGACGGGATCACAGCCACCTGCACGGCGTCGGTGAAAGTGCCGGACGAGGGATTGAGGGTGGGTGTAGAGTCCGCGTAATCGAATGTGTCATACAGCGGCTGCGCCGGAACGGAACCATCGTTGGTGTTCGAAGCCGCGGTCATGGCGAAAACCACGATGTTCGGGGCGTTCGGGAGGGTGATGCTGTGCGCGCCCGCGGGTACGTCCAATGCGTACTCGAAGACGTAGGCGTACTGGTAGTAGTCATTCGCCCCGGCCGCGGTATGCCGGTGTGTGGCCGCGTAAGCGATCGGATCGCGCTTGATGTAGGCAGCCTGCAGGCCGTAGATACCGCCGTCAAGCGGCGGCAGGTTCGGCGACCCGGCCGGCGGCGACCACAGACGGTTGTCCCATTGGCCAACGTATCCGCTCCAGTTCTGAACCGTGAGCGGCGTCACCTTTCCGCCGACGCGGAAAGTGCCCGTGGTGTCCCCATTTGCGGAAGCGGCGAGGAGGTATATCTTTCCGAACCGGCCCGTTGGCAGAGGGATGGTCTGTCCCTGACAGGAAAGCGCGGTCCGGGCGCCTGGCGCGGACCGCGCCAGGCGGAACTTGACCCCTGCCCTGTCGATTGTCGAAGGGAATAGTTCGGCGGGGTAGGTGTACCCGTTGCCGTCCATCCCCTTGGCGACCGCGGTTCCATCGTAACCCAGCGCCTGGATGTCATACGGCAGAGCCAGCGGTCTGCTGGCGGGCGGTACCAGTTTCGTTGTCGGAGCACCAAGACGGATCGCGAACGCTCTGGGGCTGTAAGCGCCCAACGAGACGCTGAATACGCCGTTCGTGATCGCGATCGGACCGAGCGCGTCTTCCTGTCCCGTGACTTCACGCGCCGAGACGATTGGCGCAGCAGCGGAAAGCGTCACGTTGGCGGGCGATCCGCTCATCTCCTGAAGACGGACGATGATCTCATCGCTGTCTTCCGCCCTCTTTACGGCCACGATCCTGACTTGGGAGGAATTGACGCTCAGGAGCGAGAAGGACCGGCCTGCGCTGCCCGCATGCGGATCGGCCTGGAATGCCATCAGGGGCTGGTTGAGCCGGGCCGCTTCCCACTGGGTATTTCCGTTGCGCCAATCGCCCGAGTGTCCCTCCAGGGCATAGAGGACCCGGTGCCGGCCCACGTCCTGTGTGGCCTCATCGGTATAGGAATTGGCGCCGGGAGTCCTGATCAGCGTCAGCCGCAGTGTGTGATCGTCCGGCTTGTCAGAGCCGATTTTGCAGTCTTCCAGCACGGAGACACCGTAGTCGCCGGTCGTGTTGGTGAGATCGAACCACTCGTGCGAGGGCACCTCGTATTTCACCGAGTTGTTGGTCGACCGCTGGACGGTGCCGAGACCCATATTGTACGTGGCGTTCAAGTTGGAGACCGCCAGCGAGAACTCGGTCTTCAACGTGGTTTTGCGCTCGTTCCAATTGATGGTGTTGTCGAACTCCACCCGGTTTCCCGCGGCGCTCGCGGCCAGGCGGATCACCTGGACGAATTTCGAACTGCCCGTCTGTCGCGTTACTTCAAGGGCAACGCGCACAGGGCCGTTTTCTACGATGCGAACGGTTGCGGGGCCGGTCACATATCCGATCGGTGGAGCGCTTTGGTCGGCCCAATCGATATTCCACGCGGGCCAATCCGCGGGCTGCTCGTATTTGAGCGCGAGGCGCGCTGGGCCGGACAGCATCTGCCGGTTGTTCGGTTTGTCGAGGATGGACGAGACGTCTCCATTTGTGTCGAGGGTTACCCGGTAACGCTGATTCTCAAGCGTGTTGGATGTCACGCTCAACCCTGTGGAGATGGCCGTTGGCAGGTCGGCCGGGCGCACGTCGTACGTCGCGGCGCCAACGCTCGGTACCCGGGCGAGAAACAGCACGGTGACCTTGCCGTCCGCTGCGCTGACCAGTTGCGAGGGCGCCTCGACACCGTTGGGGCCGTAAACCCGGACGGCGGCCGGTGTCGCTGGAAACTGAACCGTTGCCTGCACTACGTCTTCACGCGCGATGGACAGCGGGTTGTAGACAACCACCGGTACGCCGGTCGCCGTCGTGTCCAGCGCGCGGGTGATGGCTCCCACTGAATCGGTAAGCACTCCCGCGGACCGGTTCAACGCGACGGTCTCGTCGTTCCATGAGTATTCGTACGCCTTCGGTAGGCTCGTGCCGGGCAGGATGTCGTGGAACTGAGCGCCAAGGATGAGCCGCCAGGTCTCGTTCATGAACCCCAGCGGGTAGGTCGCTCCGCCCAGCCAGTCCGCTGTGACAGCGGCGCGTTCCGCCGCATCGGCCAGCAGTTCGTTCTTGCGGTTCCAGCGCTTCATGTACGCCTGCGACGTGATGGAACCGGCGGAATGCTGCGTGAGGAGCAGATCCCCCGTGTAACTCGGCATCGCGGCGGTCTGAGCGGGCGACAGATCCCTGAACATCCAGTCGGAAGGCGCGGACACTACCGTGACGGGCCCCGTTCCCCGGACCGACGTTTGCTCGTACTGCGCCGATCCGTCCGTCGGCGCGCCCCCCACGTCTCCGGTTCCGAAGTAGCGATAGTCCACGAAGATGCCGGATGATGCGCCCAGATTATTGATCCGCGTGAGCTCTGAGGAAGAATTGCTCTGATCCGACGTTATCGTCGAGCCGTAGCCGCCCGGGTCAAGCGCGGACGTAATGTACCGGCCGTCCGGGCCGTACCATCGGCCGACCGCGAACGGAATGCCCACCGCGGAGCCCCAGGTCAGCTTCTGAGTCGCAAACCCCTTCAGGCCGCAATGCGCCAGGATGGATGGCAACGACCAGGGGAAACCGAAGCAGTCGGGGAGCTGGTAGTCAACGCTCTCGGTACCAAACTCCCGGCGGAAGTAGTGATTGCCGTAGAGGATCTGACGGATAATCGATTCGGCCGAAGGTGTGTTGACGTCGTTTTCCTCGACCGAAGAACCGGCGACGTGCCAGCGTCCCAGATCGATGTACTGCTTCAGCCGCGCGTAACTGGCCGGGTAATATTCCTTCATCATCTGGTATCGGTTGGAACCGGTGAATGAGAAGGTGTAGTCCGGGTACTTGTCGAACAGCGTGAAATTATCGTTCAACGTCCTCGGGATGTAATCCCGAATCGTGTCCAGATATGTCCACCGCCATTGAGTGTCCAGATGCGCATAGCCCACTTCGTAAAGGACTTTGTCCTTCGTGATGTCGTAGGCGCTGCGTGCGGGCGGTTTCCAGTCGGGCGGCGGCGCGGCATGGCAGAGCGTGCCGGGCAGAACACCAAGCATCAAAACAAGAATGGCCTTTTTCATGAATACCTGCCTGTAGAGGCGAAATGGCCGGCCCCAAGGTGGGGCCGGAATGCGCGAGAGGCGCCGCGTTATCAAGATATGGTGTCCCAATTTCACCGACTGCATCAAAAATCTGTGCTCCTTCGGGTGATATAATAATCCAGGGTCATCTATCATCGGACCCGCCCACCGTCTCATTCAGCTGGAATGGAGCGCCTGTATGCATACCTCGCCCAGACTTGGTCCGTCACTTGCGGCAGCACTCTGCCTCGCTACAGTCCACGTGGCGGCATCCCCTGTTACCGACCGCGCATCCGTCGGCCCGGCAGGCGCGCAGGGCACCGCCCGTTCCGGCAGTCCCGCCCTGAGCGCGAACGGCCGATACGCGGCGTTCATTTCGGACGCGCCCAATCTTGTGACCGGTGACACGAACGGGTCCAACGACGTCTTCGTCCGGGACACCGCAGCCCGCACAACGGCGCGCGTGTCCATCGCTTCGGACGGCTCAGAGGCGAACAGCGGCTCCGACGAATGGGATGCGCCATCCATAAGCGCTGACGGCCGTTATGTGGCCTTCACTTCGAACGCGTCCAATCTGGTTCCGGGCGTCGCCAACGGTGTCACCAATGTTTTCGTTCGCGATCTGGCCGCCGGCGTCACTACGTGCGTTTCGTTGGATTCCGGCGGCGCTCCCGGGAACGATAACAGTTTCGCGCCTTCCATCAGTGCGGACGGCCGCTACGTGGCCTTTGCGTCCAACGCGTCGAATCTTGTATCAGGGGACACGAACGCCGCTTCGGACGTGTTCGTGCGCGATACGCAGACGGGCGTCACGCGTCGCGTTTCCGTCGCGCCGGACGGCACGGAGGGCAACGGCCCGTCGGGGTACCCCTGCATCAGCGCCAACGCCAAGTTTGTAGCCTTCGCAAGCGCCGCATCCAACCTGTCGCCGAATGACGCGAACGACGCCGCGGACATTTTCGTCTGCGACCTTCAGTCGGGAAGCGTCTCGCTGGCATCCACGGCTTCAGACGGCACGCCAGGCAACGATTGGTCGGACTATACTCCGTCGCTGAGTGCGGATGGGCGCTACGTAGCGTTCCTGTCGAACGCCTCCAACCTCGTGGCCGCCGACACCAACGGATCCGCCGACGTTTTCGTACACGACATGCAGTCCGGGTGGACGGTTCTGGCCTCGGCGGACAGCAGCGGGACCATCGGGAATGATGCGTCCTTCTCGCCTTGCCTCAGCGCGGACGCCCGGTACGTCGCCTTTGCATCGCTCGCTTCCAATCTGACGGCCGGCGATGTCAACGGCGCCGCGGACCTGTTCATCCGTGACCTCTGGCTTGGACGCACGGCCCTGGCGTCGCTCGATTCCGCCTCCGCGCAGGGGAACGGCTGGTCGGGGCCGATGTACCCCCCATCCCTCAGCGGTGACGGGAGCTCGGTGGCGTTCGAGTCATGGGCGTCCAACCTCGTCGCGGCGGACACCAACGGCGCGGGCGATGTCTTCGTGCGAAGCGCTCTTTTCGCCGCTCCGCCGTTCACAACGGGGGACAAATTGGGTACCCTTCGCGCCGCTGGCGGACTGGATGTGCTGACGGGCGCTCAGTTGACGCGGCTGAATGTGGTAACCACGGGGAGTTCGTTCAGTGTCGTCGATATTCTCGACGCGGTGCGCGTTGCCAGGAAGGCGGCGGGGCTGGAGCCGTAGCGGAAAGCATCGAGGCTGTTTCAGAAACGGGACTCCGGCGCCTCGCCGGAGTCCCGTTCTGGTTTGTCCGCTACAGCACGCGGACCTTCGGGTAATAGCCGTACTGGTACGGCTGGCTTCCGCTTGGGTTGCATTTCACCGGTTTGCTGTAGCCGGCGTGGCCATCCAGATACACGAAATTGTTTCCGCCCATGTGGCGCGTCAGGCCGTAGAACCACCCGCCATCATTGGGCGGAGGTGTGGACCAGGGCCAGTAGACATAACCGGTCACGCCGTCATATTTCCCGACTTCGTCTTTGAAGCCGCCGTTGTTGTTGACCCAGATACCGTAGGAATAAGGGAACTCGCCGTCGCCAAAGATGCCAACATCGGACGGAGATCTCACCTTGGTGATGAGCGCGGGCGAGCCTTTGCCGGCTCCAGGCGTCTGGCTGCGGCCGCCCCATCCTATCATGGGCTCGTTGTAAGAGTAGCCCACGTTCTTGTACTTGGTCAGGTCGACCGGGTAGTCTGTCGGGATCCAGTAGGTCTTGTGTGGTACATACGCATTGGAGGTTTTCAGGGTGATGCTCGGGCAGGCCCACACGTCGGTGGATTTCACGTATGGTTCAAGGCAAACGATAAAATTCGCCTGCCTTCCGCCGGGGTTGTCCGTCGGGGCATACGGATTATACATCAGCCGTCCGTCGTTATCATCCAGGTACATATGAAGGGCATTGGCCAGCTGTTTCGTGTTGGAAAGGCAGGCGATCATTTTGGCGCGTTCGCGGGCCTTCGCGAATACCGGGAAGAGGATCGCCGCCAGGATCGCGATGATCGCGATCACTACCAGCAATTCGATGAGTGTGAAACCGGCTCCGCGCCGGGAACGTCTTGCGAGTGTTTTCATATTCGTCTCCAGGGCTGAAGGCCGAGGGTTGGGGGCTGAGGTAAGTGTCCACCTCTCGGCCCTCATCCCTCCCCCCTCAGCCCTTAATTCCGGTAAGCGTAATGCCTTCCACGAAGGTCTTCTGTGCAAGGAAGTAAAGCACGAGGATGGGCATTGCCATAATCGTGCTGGCGGCCATGAGCATGCTCCACTCAGCGCCGTGCTGACTCACGAACTGCTGGAGGCCGATGCTGAGTGTATACTTGTTCGGGTCGTTCAGATACATGAGCGGGCCCATGAAGTCGGTCCACGCCCCGATAAAGGTGAAGAGGGCCACGGTAGCAAGCGCCGGCTTGCTGAGCGGCATGATGATCCGGCTGTAAATCCCCAGTTCCGTTGCTCCATCCATGCGCGCGGACTCGCTGAGTTCCGCGGGGATGGACCGGAAAAACTGGCGCAGCAGAAAGACGAAAAAGGCGCTTCCGAAGAAGGTTGGCACGATGAGCGGCTTATACGTGCCGATCCAGTGAAGCCATTTGAAGATCATAAACACCGGGATCATCGTCACCTGGCCGGGCAGCATAAGCGTTGCGAGGACGATGATGAAAAGGGTGTCGCGTCCCTTCCAGGGGATTCGCGCGAAGCTGTAGGCGACGAGTGAACACGAAAGAACGGTGCCGAAGATGCTGGCGAAACAGATGATGAGCGTGTTGAAGGTATATTGGGCGAACGGGATATAGTGAACCGCCCGAACGTAGTTGCTCCACATCACGGGCTGCGGGAACCACTTGTCCACCTCGAATATCTGCCGGTCCGTCTTCAGCGAAGTCACGACGAGCCAATAAAACGGCGCCACGAAGATGACGGCGAGTGACAGGAGCACGATGTGCGCAACGACGGTGGACGGGCGCGTGCGGGGCCTCTTCCGCGGCCGGAGGACTGGTTCCTGAATCCTTGAGGAATCCTGCATCAGTCGCCCCCTCCGTAATAGACCCACCGCGCGCTGCTCTTCATCACCACAAGCGAGCAGACCAGCGTAATCGCGAACAGCACCCAGGCCATCGCGCTGGCATAGCCCATCTTCCAGTCCACGAAGGCGCCCATGAACAGGTGAAGGGCGTAGAACATCGTCGAGTCCTGCGGGCCTCCCTTGGTCATCACGTAGGCTTGCGTGAAGTACTGGAACATTCCGATGATGCCCATGATGAGGTTGAAGAAGATGATCGGCGAGATCATGGGCAGCGTTACGTGCCAGAATTTGCTCCAGACGCCGGCCCCGTCCAGCGCGGCGGCCTCATAGAGCGACGTGGGGACGTCCTGCAGGCCGGCAAGGTAGATGATGACGCCGCCGCCGGCGCCCCACACGCCCATCAACACCATCGCGGGCTTCGCCCAGATCGGGTCGCCAAGCCACGCCGGCCCCGGGATGCCGAACTTGCCAAGTACCGTGTTGATCAGGCCGATCTCGGGGTTGAACAACCACAGCCAGAGGATGGCGGACGCCACGGCCGGAACGAGGCTCGGAAGGTAGTAGATGGTCCGGTAGATCGTGATCCCCCGAACCTTCTGGTTGAGAAGCAACGCAAGCCCCAGGGCAGCGATAAGGCCCAGCGGAAGCGCGAAGACGACCATGTACATCGTGTTCCAGAGCGATTTCCAGAAGACGTCGTCCTCGAAGAACATCTGGCGGTAGTTGTCCAGGCCGATCCAGTGCGGTGCGCATAACCCGCTGTAACTGCAGAAACTGTAATACAGTGACGCCAGGAGCGGATAGGCGGTGAACACGAGGAAACCGATGATCCACGGCGACGCAAACAGGAGGCCGTTGCGCAGATTGCGCCGCTCCTGGGTGCCGGTTCGTTTCCGGACAGCGTCCTGCCTCCTGACTCCTGTCTCCTGCCTCAATAGACCGCCTCCAACTGAGCGCGCTTGAGTTCTTTCTCGATCTTCACCTGTACCGCCTTCAGCAGCGTCGCCGGATCGCCTCCCCCGTGCACGGCTTTGTCCTCAGCGCGCTGAATCTCGGCGATGTACATCTGCCAGATTGGCATCTGCGGCGGCCCGAACGCGTTGGGGCCGCCCGCGATCTCCGCCGAGAAGCGCAGCAGTTTCTGGCTCTGGATTTCGGGCGATGCTGCCACAACCTTCAGCGGAGAGCCGTTGCTGATTCCCACGCAGAATCGTTTGTTTTGCTTCGGGCTCAGGAACCAGTTGAGGAACGTCCACGCTTCTTGCTTGTGGCGCGAAGCCGCCGGGATGACGAAAACGCTGGCGTTCAGGGTAGTGCAGTCCGGCCGTCCGCCCGCTGGCGCGGGATAGGCGAAAGCATCGTAGCGGAAACCCTTCGGCGCGTACCGGTCGATGAATTGGGCGATCCACGGTCCGGTCGGCATCATCTGCTGCTTTCCGGTGAAAAAGGGGCCGGACGGGGTCTGCTGGCTGCCGAAAGTGCTTTCGAACACCTCCATGCGTCGGATATCGTTCTTCTCTGCGAAATCCTGGAGAAACCGAAGCGCCGCCACATTTCGCGGGTCCGTAGCCGTCACCTTCCCCGTCTCGGGTTCAAACCAGTGTCCGCCGAAAATGTAGGCCCAATCGAGGAGGCTCGACGGGCGCATCCCGTACTGCTTGTATCCGCCCCTGGAGTTCCGGATCATCAGCGCAGAATTGACCTTCGCCCACTCCGCAAGGTTGGTCGGCGGTTTCAGGCCCTTCGCCTCAAATCCGGCCTTGTTGTATACGATGAAATTCGCCGTGAGCGTGCCCAGGAGCCCCCAGGTGTGGTTGTGGTACTGCTGCATCTTCCACGCGCCGGGCACCCATTCGTCCGGCCGCCGGCCGCTGGCTTTGAAGTACTCGTCCAACGGCGTGAGGGCGCCGCGCATCGCATAGCCGGCCAGTTCGTCCGACCACACCGCCGAGCACACATCCGGGACATCTCCACCCGCGAACGCGATACGCACCTTCTCGTACGAACCGAAGACGCTGAGCACGCGAACGTGGATGCCGGGGTTCCCGGCGTTGAACTCGTCGACCATCTTCTGGATGAGGTCGAGTTCGAACCCGCTCCAACCCGTCCAATAGACGACCTCGACCGGGCCGCCCCGTTTGGGACCGCCGCAGCCTGACGCGAACAGTGCCGTCAGAAGGAGGGATGCCGCAACAAGAATTCCTAAACGTCGCGTGGCCATACCATTGTTATATAACACTAACCGCCCAAAGAGCAAGTGACAATTGCAGAACCATAGGCTGTCCTGAAATCTACTGTATCTGATAGAGCGAAATGCAGTCGATCGCTATGGCGGCCGTGCCCAGCGATTCCACCCGGGTTTCGAGTTTACCGCCAGGGTATTCGAACGGCAGCGCAACGGAAATGTATTTCCCCACCGGCGCTTCCTCTGCCGTTACGGGACGCT
The window above is part of the Armatimonadota bacterium genome. Proteins encoded here:
- a CDS encoding cofactor-independent phosphoglycerate mutase; amino-acid sequence: MKKIILQMDGCSDLPIEELDGKTPMEVARTPNLDQLAARGRVGRTTPAPYDMELGSDIANMSLLGYDPHRYYTGRAPIEAASMGVPVEGRDVAFRVNLVSVDGEKMLDHSGGNLTTEEGRELIEFLSRKVFYNNDTRHLYPGVGYRHLMVWTDGPDDLRCTPPHNIVGQHFVRAMPEGEKDQSIRRKMWDSYEVLLDHPVNQKRVDAGKLPANMIWPWGPGRTPTLPLFSTQHGCQGVMIAAVDLMKGLGKLVGLYTPNVPGATGYVDTNYTGKAEYALSALREGRDFAFIHLEGPDEAGHSGNLEEKILAIERIDKETLGPLLSGMGEMGDFRFLCLPDHSTPIKLRKHDAYDVPFLLFDTQAERSNSLPFDERGMRDTNFVVPEGHHLIDLLFQ
- a CDS encoding phosphoribosylaminoimidazolesuccinocarboxamide synthase, whose translation is MDNSIVLQTDLPFSVFRRGKVRDVYDLGDELLLIASDRISAFDCVMPNGIPDKGRVLTQTSLFWFRTLDAAKPNHVVGEWNDVCGRYGAKPDPSLAGRAIVGVKTQGLPIECVVRGYISGSLWKEYSTAVKAAPGKPVLLHGYELPPDLRESDRLPEPIFTPATKAEEGHDINISYAQAAEIVGEDVAAEVRARSLGLYNAAADYARTRGIIIADTKFEFGTKDGAIILIDEILTPDSSRFWPADSYEPGHGQPSYDKQFTRDYLETLDWDKTPPAPELPAEIVEKTAAKYREAYERLTGRPLS
- a CDS encoding glycoside hydrolase family 38 C-terminal domain-containing protein, giving the protein MKKAILVLMLGVLPGTLCHAAPPPDWKPPARSAYDITKDKVLYEVGYAHLDTQWRWTYLDTIRDYIPRTLNDNFTLFDKYPDYTFSFTGSNRYQMMKEYYPASYARLKQYIDLGRWHVAGSSVEENDVNTPSAESIIRQILYGNHYFRREFGTESVDYQLPDCFGFPWSLPSILAHCGLKGFATQKLTWGSAVGIPFAVGRWYGPDGRYITSALDPGGYGSTITSDQSNSSSELTRINNLGASSGIFVDYRYFGTGDVGGAPTDGSAQYEQTSVRGTGPVTVVSAPSDWMFRDLSPAQTAAMPSYTGDLLLTQHSAGSITSQAYMKRWNRKNELLADAAERAAVTADWLGGATYPLGFMNETWRLILGAQFHDILPGTSLPKAYEYSWNDETVALNRSAGVLTDSVGAITRALDTTATGVPVVVYNPLSIAREDVVQATVQFPATPAAVRVYGPNGVEAPSQLVSAADGKVTVLFLARVPSVGAATYDVRPADLPTAISTGLSVTSNTLENQRYRVTLDTNGDVSSILDKPNNRQMLSGPARLALKYEQPADWPAWNIDWADQSAPPIGYVTGPATVRIVENGPVRVALEVTRQTGSSKFVQVIRLAASAAGNRVEFDNTINWNERKTTLKTEFSLAVSNLNATYNMGLGTVQRSTNNSVKYEVPSHEWFDLTNTTGDYGVSVLEDCKIGSDKPDDHTLRLTLIRTPGANSYTDEATQDVGRHRVLYALEGHSGDWRNGNTQWEAARLNQPLMAFQADPHAGSAGRSFSLLSVNSSQVRIVAVKRAEDSDEIIVRLQEMSGSPANVTLSAAAPIVSAREVTGQEDALGPIAITNGVFSVSLGAYSPRAFAIRLGAPTTKLVPPASRPLALPYDIQALGYDGTAVAKGMDGNGYTYPAELFPSTIDRAGVKFRLARSAPGARTALSCQGQTIPLPTGRFGKIYLLAASANGDTTGTFRVGGKVTPLTVQNWSGYVGQWDNRLWSPPAGSPNLPPLDGGIYGLQAAYIKRDPIAYAATHRHTAAGANDYYQYAYVFEYALDVPAGAHSITLPNAPNIVVFAMTAASNTNDGSVPAQPLYDTFDYADSTPTLNPSSGTFTDAVQVAVIPSLYDTTATLRYTTDGSTPASSSPAYASPIWLTRQTTLSVQAFHGSTPVGNVVSGVYTVNDTTAPRITGVSALAGSTLIQVAFSEPVSAATASVKTNYQIPGLTIQSATPSSDGLTVDLAVTPAPVGGSNYALKINNVKDQSAAGNTLNMTTGYPFTAASPVISVSGGSSASAPSVQPSGFTVTVTGAPAPTAGPHGTALSFNGSNDAITVNDQSSLNPTAAITLSAWINATNWAGNRRVLQKGSSDNQYRFLAETGLFKFDLTGVGTVTCALPSTGAWHYMAGTWDGKTMRLYVDGVVTAQASATGSIAVTNNSLNFGTKTTSAPGGDHFLGLLADVRVYNQAVSASHIRTLAGL
- a CDS encoding prepilin-type N-terminal cleavage/methylation domain-containing protein, producing the protein MKTLARRSRRGAGFTLIELLVVIAIIAILAAILFPVFAKARERAKMIACLSNTKQLANALHMYLDDNDGRLMYNPYAPTDNPGGRQANFIVCLEPYVKSTDVWACPSITLKTSNAYVPHKTYWIPTDYPVDLTKYKNVGYSYNEPMIGWGGRSQTPGAGKGSPALITKVRSPSDVGIFGDGEFPYSYGIWVNNNGGFKDEVGKYDGVTGYVYWPWSTPPPNDGGWFYGLTRHMGGNNFVYLDGHAGYSKPVKCNPSGSQPYQYGYYPKVRVL
- a CDS encoding carbohydrate ABC transporter permease, with the protein product MQDSSRIQEPVLRPRKRPRTRPSTVVAHIVLLSLAVIFVAPFYWLVVTSLKTDRQIFEVDKWFPQPVMWSNYVRAVHYIPFAQYTFNTLIICFASIFGTVLSCSLVAYSFARIPWKGRDTLFIIVLATLMLPGQVTMIPVFMIFKWLHWIGTYKPLIVPTFFGSAFFVFLLRQFFRSIPAELSESARMDGATELGIYSRIIMPLSKPALATVALFTFIGAWTDFMGPLMYLNDPNKYTLSIGLQQFVSQHGAEWSMLMAASTIMAMPILVLYFLAQKTFVEGITLTGIKG